The proteins below come from a single Chryseobacterium nepalense genomic window:
- a CDS encoding ABC transporter permease, with translation MNNIFLITKREFLTQVKKKSFIILTILAPILLVAFGAVIGLMFKANESHSVIEVVDKSGLFTHKLKSSDQLKYIFVSAADEKSKINNLKGNESLDGILVLPELKNKNFDDLQKNTRLVINNKIGFDTKQKIVSDINEVIKKEKIKQLGIAETQLINLDKSFTLKTINVSENNKEDSDLAFGVKSGLSILLMYVTFMFIIIYGVRVMRSVLEEKNNRVVEIIISSVKPFELMMGKILGVTLVALTQFVVWITMSVIGALVLNTGFSSIQKNIPGGNEELADKLDVTQIATQVSHSLLELNFPLIIFVFIVFFLLGYIFYSSIYAAIGSAVDNETETQQFTLFAILPLMLGMYGSFSLMNNPDGPLGFWLSIIPFTSPVAMIARIPFGVPAWQIALSIALLLGTTIFMIFLAGKIYRVGILMYGNKATLKELWKWIRG, from the coding sequence ATGAATAATATTTTTTTAATTACAAAAAGGGAATTTCTGACGCAGGTTAAGAAAAAATCCTTCATTATACTGACGATTCTGGCGCCTATTCTCCTTGTTGCATTCGGAGCGGTTATCGGTCTTATGTTCAAAGCTAATGAGTCTCACAGCGTTATTGAAGTTGTTGATAAAAGCGGATTATTTACCCATAAGCTGAAATCTTCAGACCAGCTGAAATACATTTTTGTTTCGGCAGCAGATGAAAAGTCGAAAATTAACAATCTAAAAGGTAACGAATCATTAGATGGCATCTTAGTATTACCGGAACTTAAAAATAAGAACTTCGATGATCTTCAGAAAAACACAAGGCTTGTTATTAATAATAAAATAGGCTTTGATACCAAGCAAAAAATTGTTTCCGACATTAATGAAGTTATTAAAAAAGAAAAAATAAAGCAATTAGGTATTGCAGAAACCCAGCTCATCAATCTTGATAAAAGCTTTACCCTTAAAACGATTAATGTTTCTGAAAACAATAAGGAAGATTCTGATCTTGCGTTTGGGGTAAAAAGCGGGTTGAGCATCCTTCTGATGTATGTCACTTTCATGTTTATCATTATTTACGGAGTAAGGGTAATGCGTAGCGTGCTGGAAGAAAAAAACAACCGTGTAGTGGAAATTATCATTTCTTCGGTTAAACCTTTTGAGCTGATGATGGGGAAAATATTAGGCGTTACGCTTGTAGCCTTAACGCAGTTTGTTGTCTGGATCACTATGTCTGTAATTGGTGCTCTGGTTCTGAATACAGGATTTTCATCGATTCAGAAAAATATCCCCGGAGGAAATGAAGAACTGGCTGATAAGCTAGATGTTACACAGATTGCCACCCAGGTTTCCCACAGTTTGCTGGAGCTTAATTTTCCGCTGATCATTTTTGTATTTATCGTGTTTTTCCTTTTGGGATACATTTTTTACAGTTCCATATATGCAGCGATTGGATCTGCGGTGGATAATGAGACGGAAACACAGCAATTCACACTTTTTGCCATTCTTCCTTTAATGCTGGGTATGTACGGCAGTTTTTCTTTAATGAATAATCCGGATGGTCCGCTGGGCTTCTGGCTATCCATTATTCCTTTCACTTCTCCTGTCGCCATGATTGCAAGAATACCTTTTGGAGTTCCTGCATGGCAGATTGCCTTATCAATCGCCCTCCTCTTGGGAACTACTATTTTTATGATTTTCTTAGCCGGAAAAATATATAGGGTGGGTATCCTGATGTATGGTAATAAAGCGACCTTAAAAGAGCTCTGGAAATGGATTAGAGGATAA
- a CDS encoding T9SS type A sorting domain-containing protein — MKKLLLLFIFLGAFVGFSNNAKAQIKEPSAFSQKADDGVLVAYPNPAKDFLIIKAKDSNLKIKSVTFYSILGTQVANYAVNMNSGEINIEKLKPGKYLIRYILSDNTMKVTQIVKQ, encoded by the coding sequence ATGAAAAAACTTTTACTTTTATTTATCTTTTTAGGCGCTTTTGTTGGATTTTCCAATAATGCAAAAGCTCAGATAAAGGAGCCTTCAGCATTTTCTCAGAAAGCTGATGATGGTGTCCTTGTAGCCTATCCGAATCCTGCTAAGGACTTTCTGATTATAAAGGCGAAGGACTCTAATCTTAAAATTAAAAGTGTGACCTTCTATTCCATTTTGGGAACTCAGGTTGCCAATTATGCTGTAAATATGAATTCGGGGGAAATTAATATTGAAAAATTAAAACCCGGAAAATATTTGATCCGCTACATATTGAGCGACAACACCATGAAGGTTACACAAATCGTAAAACAATAA
- a CDS encoding helix-turn-helix transcriptional regulator yields the protein MNDHYLKKLDRVTAILTQLQSKPVVRAHDLAAKFDVSVRTIYRDIKTLENAGIPIIGEAGSGYSLMDGYKLPPVMFTKEEVLSFITAEKLMQKFSHQSLGNHYRTAMEKVRSVLKYSDKNLIQNIEKQIDIFNYYPETEDHIKDILPIVLESIAEKRQLTMEYKTIDGSVSMRTIEAVGVFFEFNYWYIMAFCTLRNDFRQFRVDRILQIFKTQNPFLQEYGQINDYRQNGNGNKTIVKLLVEKKIINHLSNSKKYYGLIDEKETDLGMELTFETEWITDGFPRWLITFADYATILEPEILKTRLAELIENISVKHQKTSANS from the coding sequence ATGAATGATCATTATCTCAAAAAACTTGACCGGGTAACCGCAATTCTTACCCAATTACAGTCGAAACCGGTTGTAAGAGCGCACGATTTGGCGGCGAAATTCGATGTAAGTGTAAGAACGATTTACCGGGATATCAAAACATTGGAAAATGCCGGCATTCCCATTATCGGAGAAGCCGGAAGCGGCTATTCTTTAATGGATGGTTATAAACTTCCGCCCGTGATGTTTACCAAAGAAGAAGTGCTGAGTTTCATCACGGCTGAAAAGCTGATGCAGAAATTTTCCCATCAGAGTCTGGGAAATCACTACAGAACAGCCATGGAAAAAGTGCGCTCTGTTTTGAAATATTCAGATAAAAACCTCATTCAGAATATTGAAAAGCAGATTGATATCTTTAATTATTATCCTGAAACAGAAGATCATATTAAAGATATTCTTCCGATAGTTTTGGAAAGTATTGCTGAAAAACGACAGCTTACCATGGAATATAAAACGATTGACGGTAGCGTTTCGATGAGGACTATTGAAGCGGTAGGCGTTTTCTTTGAGTTTAACTATTGGTACATTATGGCTTTCTGTACGTTGAGGAACGATTTCAGACAATTCAGGGTCGACAGGATTTTACAGATCTTTAAAACCCAGAATCCTTTTCTTCAGGAATATGGTCAGATCAATGACTACAGGCAAAATGGAAACGGAAATAAGACCATCGTAAAACTTCTGGTTGAAAAAAAGATCATCAACCATCTTTCCAACTCCAAAAAATATTACGGACTCATCGATGAAAAAGAAACTGATCTGGGGATGGAACTTACCTTTGAAACCGAATGGATTACAGACGGATTTCCACGCTGGCTCATCACTTTTGCAGATTATGCGACCATCCTGGAACCGGAAATTCTCAAAACCAGACTGGCCGAGCTCATTGAAAATATTTCCGTAAAACACCAAAAAACCTCAGCCAATAGTTGA
- a CDS encoding cob(I)yrinic acid a,c-diamide adenosyltransferase: protein MKIYTKTGDKGQTALYGGTRVSKASARVDSYGNIDELNSFIGIAKSHIGDEEVLKQLKKIQFDLFTVGSEAATPVDKLMLANGKSRLPLIISDTEIEELENWMDAFDEKLEPLQFFILPGGGKAATFLHAARTICRRAERSLVFLNESEEVRPELIKYLNRLSDYLFVLARYISKIHNEPEEYWNPNER from the coding sequence ATGAAAATTTACACGAAAACAGGAGACAAAGGTCAGACAGCATTGTACGGCGGAACAAGAGTTTCAAAAGCCAGTGCAAGAGTCGACAGTTACGGAAATATAGATGAGCTGAATTCATTCATCGGAATTGCCAAAAGCCACATCGGGGACGAAGAAGTTTTAAAACAACTGAAGAAAATTCAGTTTGATTTATTTACTGTTGGTTCAGAGGCGGCAACTCCGGTTGACAAACTGATGTTAGCCAACGGAAAATCCCGTCTGCCATTAATTATTTCCGATACCGAAATCGAAGAGCTGGAAAATTGGATGGATGCTTTCGATGAAAAACTTGAACCGCTCCAGTTTTTCATCCTTCCCGGTGGCGGAAAAGCAGCGACATTTTTACATGCAGCAAGAACAATTTGCCGAAGAGCAGAGCGTTCTCTGGTTTTCCTGAATGAATCAGAAGAAGTAAGACCCGAGCTGATAAAGTATCTGAACAGGCTTTCAGATTATCTGTTCGTTCTCGCGAGATATATTTCAAAAATCCACAACGAACCGGAAGAATACTGGAATCCGAATGAAAGATAA
- a CDS encoding ABC transporter ATP-binding protein has product MLKAEHIRKTYNAGKKVALDDFSIHVPKGSVYGLLGPNGAGKTSFIRIINQITQADSGDIMINGQKLNPDHIKDIGYMPEERGLYKNMTVGDQLLYFGELKGMTKNDALNEAKKWFDKLHIDQWWKKKLSELSKGMAQKIQFVVTVLHRPNLLILDEPFSGFDPVNANLIKDQIIDLKNNGTTIILSTHRMESVEEMCDYVALINNSKKIIDGRVFDVREKFKKNIFGITLSEVQDIQFDNFKRKYDLFNIVNENNLISFDLKNETNQNDILLELVHIGKVRSFEEKIPSMNEVFINAVSSNI; this is encoded by the coding sequence ATGCTAAAAGCTGAACATATCAGAAAGACTTACAATGCGGGCAAAAAAGTAGCATTGGACGATTTCAGCATCCATGTTCCGAAAGGAAGCGTGTATGGTCTTTTAGGACCGAACGGAGCCGGAAAAACTTCATTTATCCGCATTATCAACCAGATTACCCAGGCAGATTCCGGAGACATTATGATCAATGGACAAAAACTCAATCCGGATCATATTAAAGATATCGGCTACATGCCTGAAGAAAGAGGGCTTTATAAAAACATGACCGTAGGAGATCAGCTTCTTTACTTTGGGGAACTTAAGGGCATGACTAAAAATGACGCTTTGAACGAAGCTAAGAAATGGTTTGATAAGCTGCATATCGATCAGTGGTGGAAAAAGAAACTGTCTGAGCTTTCCAAAGGTATGGCACAAAAGATACAGTTTGTAGTTACTGTTCTTCACAGACCTAATTTATTGATTCTGGACGAACCTTTCTCCGGTTTTGATCCAGTGAATGCCAATCTCATTAAGGACCAGATTATTGATCTTAAAAACAATGGCACCACAATAATTCTTTCAACACACCGTATGGAAAGCGTGGAAGAAATGTGTGATTATGTTGCGCTTATTAATAACTCTAAAAAAATTATTGACGGAAGAGTATTTGATGTGAGGGAAAAATTCAAAAAAAATATTTTTGGAATTACACTTTCGGAAGTACAGGATATTCAGTTTGATAATTTTAAAAGAAAATATGATCTTTTCAATATTGTAAATGAAAACAATCTTATTTCCTTTGATCTTAAAAACGAAACGAATCAAAATGATATTCTCCTTGAACTGGTACATATAGGAAAAGTGCGTTCGTTTGAAGAGAAGATCCCGAGTATGAATGAAGTTTTTATTAATGCAGTAAGCAGCAATATTTAA
- a CDS encoding DinB family protein, whose protein sequence is MTTTAINTKQFMTSEQLLEHWQGHRNLTRRVIEAFPEKELFEFSVGGMRPFAKLVVELISIGGPALKGIVEKNMDGYNEEGFNPTTKAELLKKWDEETEVINRYFAQISEERFQETFNLFGQYEFPVYQNILYFVDNEIHHRGQGYVYLRALGMEPPFFWERF, encoded by the coding sequence ATGACAACTACAGCAATTAACACCAAACAATTCATGACCTCCGAACAACTTCTTGAACATTGGCAGGGACACAGAAATCTTACAAGAAGAGTAATTGAGGCCTTCCCGGAAAAAGAGCTTTTTGAATTTTCCGTTGGCGGAATGAGACCTTTCGCAAAACTTGTGGTTGAACTCATCAGTATCGGCGGTCCTGCTTTAAAAGGAATTGTAGAGAAAAACATGGACGGCTACAATGAAGAAGGCTTTAATCCTACAACAAAAGCAGAGTTGCTGAAGAAATGGGATGAGGAAACAGAAGTGATCAACCGTTATTTCGCGCAAATCTCAGAAGAACGTTTTCAGGAAACATTCAATTTATTCGGACAATACGAATTTCCTGTTTATCAGAATATTCTGTATTTCGTAGACAATGAAATCCATCACCGCGGACAAGGCTACGTTTATCTGCGAGCACTTGGAATGGAACCGCCTTTTTTTTGGGAGAGATTTTAA
- the hemB gene encoding porphobilinogen synthase, producing MIHSRNRRLRVNESVRSLVRECSLTTSDFVMPIFVMEGENKEEPIASMPGIFRRSIDLTVKECKELFSLGVKAVNLYMKVSDDLKDNTGKEAWNKNGLMQNTIRAIKDAVPEMVVMPDVALDPYSIYGHDGIIENGKIVNDATNDALARMSVSHAEAGADIVAPSDMMDGRVQVIREALEESGFTDVGILSYAAKYASSFYGPFRSALDSAPKDNMEIPKDKKTYQMDFHNSREALNEVFKDIEEGADIIMIKPGLPYLDIVSKVREAIDLPIAVYNVSGEYAMVKAAAQNGWLDNDKTIVESLTCFKRAGADMIFTYFAKEAAMILNR from the coding sequence ATGATACATTCAAGAAATAGAAGACTGAGAGTAAATGAATCTGTCAGAAGTCTGGTAAGAGAATGCTCCCTTACTACAAGTGATTTCGTAATGCCAATCTTCGTAATGGAGGGCGAGAATAAAGAAGAACCAATTGCGTCAATGCCGGGGATTTTCAGGCGAAGCATTGATCTGACAGTGAAAGAATGTAAGGAATTATTTTCTTTGGGAGTAAAAGCAGTCAATCTGTATATGAAAGTTTCGGATGATCTTAAGGATAATACCGGAAAAGAAGCATGGAACAAGAACGGATTAATGCAGAACACGATCAGAGCGATAAAAGATGCTGTTCCCGAAATGGTAGTGATGCCCGATGTAGCACTTGATCCCTACTCAATTTACGGACACGACGGGATCATTGAAAATGGTAAAATTGTGAATGATGCAACCAATGATGCTTTGGCAAGAATGTCTGTCTCTCATGCAGAAGCCGGAGCAGATATTGTGGCACCGAGCGATATGATGGACGGAAGAGTTCAGGTGATCCGCGAAGCGTTGGAAGAGAGCGGATTTACCGATGTGGGGATTTTAAGTTATGCGGCAAAATATGCGAGCTCATTTTACGGACCTTTCAGAAGTGCTTTAGACAGTGCGCCGAAAGATAATATGGAAATTCCGAAAGATAAAAAAACATACCAGATGGATTTTCATAATTCACGTGAAGCATTGAACGAAGTTTTCAAGGATATTGAAGAAGGCGCAGATATTATCATGATTAAACCGGGACTTCCATACTTGGATATCGTCTCTAAAGTTCGTGAAGCTATTGATCTTCCGATAGCGGTATATAATGTAAGTGGTGAATATGCAATGGTAAAAGCTGCCGCACAGAACGGCTGGCTGGACAATGATAAAACCATTGTAGAAAGTCTTACCTGCTTTAAAAGAGCGGGAGCAGATATGATCTTTACCTATTTTGCGAAAGAAGCGGCAATGATTTTAAACAGATAA
- a CDS encoding ABC transporter ATP-binding protein, translating into MIYGTLFLTFLGALAAQVNPLVLKYTVDEVTKLTRLPHPMSEGIHVLVVISVILLGKELVNIFINFGQKFYGEKIRINVSSVLAQSAIDKILTYRVAYFNDENHESGKLQIRIDRGIESLTRLVQNFFIDMLPLFSNAIIALIIMYLQNMYVGVVSTIIVPIYFYISSLQAKKLSGVRRTLRNQREQKTSGLLNLINSIMVIKSFVREKFEGKKQYDLQMQLMESQMFTRKTNFIYDGLKTFIEQFGVVLIILLTVYLVLDQQMTIGAIMLHIMLFNNVSAPIRQLHRIYDDMNDAMIYAEGYFDILNANNEKEPNGNFVEKDIKGNFELKNINFTYPNGTQALYDVSMKIENGKTTALVGLSGAGKSTIINLLCKFYLPDSGEILLDAVDLNNFDNTFLRNDLGLVLQKNHIFQGSIEDNIRYGNMDATFREIEEAAKKAYLHEQILDLPNGYNHDATQLSGGQQQRIAIARLFLKDPPIIFLDEPTASLDAIATEQIKNSLDAIKEGRTVIIISHSLSQILDSDKIYVMKRGRVVESGTHDELVQINGTYREIFDASARSLNLDKLVNSFKDN; encoded by the coding sequence ATGATTTACGGGACCTTGTTTCTTACATTTTTGGGAGCGCTTGCTGCCCAGGTAAATCCTTTGGTACTGAAATACACCGTAGATGAAGTCACAAAGCTTACCCGTCTTCCGCATCCGATGTCGGAAGGAATTCATGTGCTGGTGGTAATCTCGGTAATTTTATTAGGGAAAGAACTTGTGAATATTTTTATCAATTTCGGACAGAAATTTTACGGTGAAAAAATAAGGATTAATGTAAGCTCGGTGTTGGCTCAATCAGCCATCGACAAGATTCTTACCTATCGTGTTGCTTACTTTAATGATGAAAATCACGAATCGGGAAAGCTGCAGATCAGGATAGACAGGGGAATTGAAAGTTTAACCAGGCTGGTTCAAAACTTTTTCATTGATATGCTGCCTCTTTTTTCAAATGCAATTATCGCTCTAATTATCATGTACTTGCAGAATATGTACGTCGGAGTAGTTTCTACGATTATTGTTCCCATTTATTTTTATATCAGTTCTTTACAGGCAAAAAAACTGAGTGGTGTAAGGAGAACATTGAGAAACCAGCGTGAGCAGAAAACTTCAGGATTATTAAATCTGATTAATTCCATCATGGTTATTAAAAGTTTTGTAAGAGAAAAATTTGAAGGCAAAAAGCAATATGATCTTCAGATGCAGCTTATGGAAAGCCAGATGTTTACCCGCAAAACGAATTTTATTTATGACGGATTAAAAACTTTTATCGAACAGTTTGGTGTGGTCCTGATTATCCTTTTAACTGTTTACTTAGTGCTGGATCAGCAGATGACCATCGGAGCGATCATGCTGCATATTATGCTTTTTAATAATGTTTCGGCACCCATTCGCCAGCTTCACAGGATTTATGACGATATGAACGATGCCATGATTTATGCCGAAGGGTATTTCGATATATTAAATGCTAACAATGAAAAAGAACCCAATGGAAATTTCGTTGAAAAAGACATCAAAGGAAATTTTGAACTGAAAAATATCAATTTTACTTACCCAAACGGAACCCAGGCTTTATATGATGTTTCCATGAAAATCGAAAACGGAAAAACAACGGCATTGGTGGGTCTCAGTGGAGCCGGAAAATCTACCATTATCAACCTTTTATGTAAATTTTATCTTCCCGATTCAGGAGAAATTCTTTTAGACGCGGTTGATTTAAATAATTTTGACAATACTTTTCTTAGAAATGATCTTGGCTTGGTACTGCAGAAAAACCATATTTTCCAGGGAAGCATTGAAGACAATATCCGGTATGGCAATATGGATGCAACATTCCGGGAAATTGAAGAGGCTGCCAAAAAAGCATATCTCCATGAGCAGATTCTTGATTTACCCAACGGTTATAATCACGATGCCACCCAGCTTTCCGGAGGACAGCAGCAGAGAATTGCCATTGCCAGACTATTCTTAAAAGATCCGCCGATTATTTTCCTTGATGAACCCACAGCAAGTCTTGATGCCATTGCAACAGAACAAATTAAAAATTCTCTGGATGCTATAAAAGAAGGCAGAACGGTAATTATCATTTCGCATTCTTTATCACAGATTTTAGATTCGGATAAAATATATGTCATGAAAAGAGGAAGGGTAGTGGAAAGCGGAACCCACGATGAATTGGTACAGATTAACGGAACTTACCGCGAAATTTTCGATGCTTCCGCAAGAAGTTTAAATCTGGATAAACTGGTTAATAGTTTTAAAGATAATTAG
- a CDS encoding thiamine diphosphokinase, translating into MKDKALLFINGDVPKSFPDPDEYNLIACTDGAFHYLKNLNFPLEKLDFISGDFDSHSGSDENIYQDKFIYTPDQDKTDFQKALEIIAEKDIASVDVFGGSGGEQDHFLGNLTVAFGFKDQLNIRFYDEFSEYYFIPKKFTVKNLKGKMVSLYPFPSVENITTKGLNWPLTNGNLSITSNIGTRNFAVQDEVSVEYEKGDLLIFIGKNYL; encoded by the coding sequence ATGAAAGATAAAGCCTTACTTTTCATTAATGGCGACGTCCCGAAATCATTTCCCGATCCTGATGAATACAATCTCATTGCCTGTACAGACGGAGCCTTTCATTATCTGAAAAACCTTAATTTTCCTTTGGAAAAACTGGATTTTATTTCCGGGGATTTTGATTCACATTCGGGTTCAGATGAAAATATTTACCAGGACAAATTCATTTATACTCCGGATCAGGATAAAACCGATTTTCAGAAAGCGCTGGAAATCATAGCGGAAAAAGACATTGCCAGTGTTGATGTTTTCGGAGGAAGCGGAGGAGAGCAGGATCATTTTTTAGGAAATCTTACGGTAGCTTTTGGTTTTAAAGATCAGCTAAACATAAGGTTTTATGATGAATTTTCTGAATATTATTTTATTCCGAAAAAATTTACTGTAAAAAATCTAAAAGGTAAAATGGTTTCATTATATCCCTTTCCTTCCGTTGAAAATATTACAACCAAAGGGTTGAACTGGCCTCTAACTAATGGAAATTTAAGTATTACATCCAATATAGGAACCCGGAATTTTGCCGTTCAAGATGAAGTTTCTGTTGAATATGAAAAGGGAGATTTATTAATTTTCATTGGTAAAAATTACCTGTAA